GGGGCCGTTTGATTTCTGTCCCGTACGCACCACCCTCAATGTGCTGGGCGGCAAGTGGAAGCTCCTCATTCTGAGCAACCTGTTCAGCGGAGCCCGGCGCTACGGGGAACTGCGCCGCCTCCTGCCCGAAATCACGGAGAAGATGCTGATTCAGGAATTGCGGGAGCTGGAACTGGACGGCGTGGTGGCCCGCACGGTGTACCAGCAGGTGCCCCCCCGCGTCGAGTATACGCTCACCGAGCAGGGCCAGCAGGTAGAGCCCTTACTAGGAGCTTTGGTGAAATGGGGCGAGGGTTACCTGCTGCGCGACGGCCGCACCCGCCCAAACTGCCCCAGCTAGCCCGAGTTGCCTACCAAGAGCTAGAAGCTAGTTCCCCTCCTTGGAGAATTCCGCGCATCAAACAACTAGGCCAGGGGCGGTTGACCGGAGCGGGAGGATTGCTAGCGTTGGTTGCCTCACCCCAACCCCTCTCCGGGAGGGAGGGGCTCTAGTTCTAGTTTTTAGTTTCTAGCTTTTTAGTTGACCTTCTCCCAGCACCAACCACGCCTAATCCCTCCTCATTCGAGGAGGAGAACTAGCCCTAGCTCTAGGCCGCAACGTAGGTCTGTTAACAAGCCTACACAATTCAGTGAAGCTGTTTAGGAAATTGATAAAATGTCATGCTGAGCTTGTCGAAGCATCTCTCCCGCTTCGTTGCACTGCTAATCAGTTAGGCAGAGGTAGAAATGCTTCGACAGCCTCAGCATGACGTTCCGGTATGTTTTAAAAGACTTCCTACACAATTCAGTATTACTTTCTTACAACACCCAGGCAACGCTTGGGACGGTGGGTTCATCTTTAGGGCTGATGTTCAACCTAACCCTGCTACCTGCATGAAAACGTTACGCTTGTTTTGGCCTGCTCTGCTGCTGTGCGCAGTGCTTTTGTCGGCTTTTCGGATGGCCGCCGTCCGCGAAACCCGTTCGGTAGGCTCCTTCACGTCGGTGGGCCTGGCGGGCTCTATGAAGGTAGTGGTGCGGCAGGGCAGCCCGCAGAAAGTGGAGGTAGAAGGCGAAGCTGAAGACGTGGCCCACGTCGAAACCACCGTCGACAACAACCGCCTGCGCATCAATACCAAGCGCCAGAACGGCACCTGGGGCTACCGTTACAAAGGCCCCATCACCGTGTATGTGACTTTGCCAACCGTGCGGAGCCTGGCAGTGAGCGGCTCGGGCAGCCTGCAAGCTCCCGAGGCCCTGCAAGCCGACGACCTGGATTTGGCCGTCAGTGGCTCCGGCAGCATCAACCTGGCCCGCGTCACGGCCACTAGCATCAGCTCGGCGCTGTCGGGCTCGGGGTCTATTGAGGCCTCCGGCGCGGCTCCCCAGCACAACATCAGCGTGAGCGGCTCGGGCGGCGTAAAGGCGCCGAAGCTGGAAAGCAAAACGTGCAGCATCAGCATCAGCGGGTCGGGCAACTGCCAGGTGCGGGCCACCGAACTGCTGAAAGCCAGCATCATGGGCTCCGGCAACGTGTACGTGAGCGGCAACCCGCAGGTGAAAAGCTCGGTGATGGGCAGCGGCCGGGTCCGGCAGGAATAGCGCGGCGACTTTGCCAACTCGCCCCCTATCCAGGCAACTCGGAAGCACAAACCTAGTTCATTACCCCTTGAAGCCCCCGCTGCGGCGGCCAGCTCTGCTGGCTAGCTGCGGCGGGGGCTTCAAGTGCTATGCCGGACTGAAGCTGCTTGGTGGTAGTGACCGGGTGCGGGCATCTCGCGTGCTGGCTAATGGCTGACGCTTGCTCAGCTCAGCACGTGAGGTGCTTCATTCCATTCAGCAGGCTAGTCCTTTGGCTTCCTGTCCACAGACTTTGGAGCGCAACGCCTACCAGTCGAACAGGCCGCGGCGGGGCTGGTCTTTTGTCTTTGACTTAGACTTGCTTTTCGACTTAGACCGGTCTTTGTCGCCGCCGAACAGGCCATTTAATACGCCATCTTTCTTGTCTTTGATAAAGATGTAGCGCACGGAAAAGGCCGTCGGGAACCGGGCCCAGTCGTCGGAGTTGAACTCCACGGTGGGCTTGAAGTCGAGGCTGAGCACGAAAGGCACGAAAGCTACTTTGTATTCGATGCCGGCCAGGGCGTCGAGGCCGCCGAAGGTACCGGTGTCTTTGTGCCGCCCCAAGTGGCCGCCCGCCCCAAAGTAGTAGTTGAGGCTGGGGCCCAGAATGCCGAAGTGGCGCTCGGCCAGCACCGTGGCGCTTACCTCACGCGTGCCCACCAGCCCCAGGCCTTCGAGGGTGGTTTTCTCGAAAATCTTCTGCTGCACGGTCAGGCCGTAGTTGTTTTTGCCGAGGCGGATGCCGGCGGCGGTGCGGTATTTCTGGGCCTGGGCCGGGGCAGCCAGTAGCGCCACGCCCAGCAGGGCAGCCGCCGCCGCGCCGCGCCGGCCCCGGTAACAAAAGCGAAACGTCATAATCTTGTAAGAAGGGCGGTTAACTCCGTCCCGGTGAGGCCGTTTGAACGAGCACCATTGCCGCAAAGTACGCGCCACCATCCAAAAGTACGGCCCGTACGCTGCCGGCCCCTTACCTTGCCCTGCCTTTCCACCCGCCCTTTCCGCTCCACTCCC
This region of Hymenobacter sp. YIM 151500-1 genomic DNA includes:
- a CDS encoding winged helix-turn-helix transcriptional regulator; this translates as MNKVTKQQQAEAGWQTLTELGPFDFCPVRTTLNVLGGKWKLLILSNLFSGARRYGELRRLLPEITEKMLIQELRELELDGVVARTVYQQVPPRVEYTLTEQGQQVEPLLGALVKWGEGYLLRDGRTRPNCPS
- a CDS encoding head GIN domain-containing protein gives rise to the protein MKTLRLFWPALLLCAVLLSAFRMAAVRETRSVGSFTSVGLAGSMKVVVRQGSPQKVEVEGEAEDVAHVETTVDNNRLRINTKRQNGTWGYRYKGPITVYVTLPTVRSLAVSGSGSLQAPEALQADDLDLAVSGSGSINLARVTATSISSALSGSGSIEASGAAPQHNISVSGSGGVKAPKLESKTCSISISGSGNCQVRATELLKASIMGSGNVYVSGNPQVKSSVMGSGRVRQE